One stretch of Lysobacter sp. TY2-98 DNA includes these proteins:
- a CDS encoding TMEM175 family protein, whose product MSQTTDHALERMVFFSDAVFAIAITLLVIEVHVPEVPRAGGDRAYWIALAHLIPNLVGYFVSFGVIGAFWMGHHRAFSLASHYSPRVLAWNLLLLGSVAFMPFLTAFMAEYAGARVPASLYWLWMLVMALLNLRVNTIAVGPEMRAATTTDEDARYIRARGIATIAASLCALALAQVAPFFAPLAMITLPLWRRMLYRPRRAVADAAAA is encoded by the coding sequence ATGAGCCAGACGACGGACCACGCGCTCGAACGCATGGTGTTCTTTTCGGACGCCGTATTCGCCATTGCGATCACGCTGCTGGTGATCGAGGTGCACGTGCCCGAAGTCCCTCGCGCGGGGGGCGACCGCGCCTACTGGATCGCGCTCGCGCATCTCATCCCGAATCTGGTCGGCTACTTCGTGAGCTTTGGGGTCATCGGCGCGTTCTGGATGGGCCACCACCGTGCGTTCTCGCTGGCGTCGCACTATTCGCCGCGCGTGCTCGCGTGGAACCTGCTCCTGCTCGGCAGCGTCGCGTTCATGCCATTCCTGACCGCCTTCATGGCCGAGTACGCCGGTGCGCGTGTGCCGGCGTCGTTGTACTGGCTCTGGATGCTGGTGATGGCGCTGCTGAACCTGCGCGTCAACACGATCGCAGTCGGGCCGGAGATGCGTGCAGCGACGACGACCGACGAGGACGCGCGTTACATCCGCGCACGCGGCATCGCGACGATCGCTGCGTCGTTGTGCGCGCTCGCGCTGGCGCAGGTCGCGCCGTTCTTCGCGCCGCTGGCGATGATTACGCTGCCGCTGTGGCGCCGCATGCTGTATCGCCCGCGGCGCGCCGTTGCGGATGCCGCGGCCGCCTGA
- a CDS encoding DUF937 domain-containing protein, which translates to MNGPLYDDLLDQLRGTPARQLGDRLGLTSAGALQAAATALPVLLGALHHNTRAPDGADSLLSALDFDHRGVDPANALGTALAGGGSGAGILGHLFGEHRAGAADAVGQATGLDSDRASTLLRVLAPVVMAYLSRRLFTPQEADGATTPQPSADGLRAALGQEVDALRATAEPHPGLLSLLDRDHDGDVDLADFTGVDGNGPLPVQTAEMRSPRPRI; encoded by the coding sequence ATGAATGGCCCCCTCTACGACGACCTGCTCGATCAGCTCCGGGGCACGCCGGCGCGCCAGCTCGGCGACCGACTCGGTCTCACCTCCGCGGGGGCGCTGCAGGCCGCGGCGACCGCGCTTCCGGTGCTTCTTGGCGCCCTGCACCACAACACGCGCGCGCCCGACGGCGCCGATTCATTGCTGTCGGCGCTCGACTTCGACCATCGCGGCGTCGATCCCGCCAACGCGCTGGGAACGGCGCTCGCAGGCGGAGGCTCGGGCGCAGGCATCCTCGGCCATCTGTTCGGCGAGCATCGCGCGGGCGCCGCCGATGCCGTCGGGCAGGCCACGGGTCTCGACAGCGATCGCGCGTCGACCCTGCTGCGCGTGCTCGCGCCCGTGGTGATGGCCTACCTGTCACGGCGGTTGTTCACGCCGCAGGAAGCCGATGGCGCGACCACGCCACAGCCGTCCGCGGATGGCCTGCGGGCCGCACTGGGGCAGGAAGTCGACGCGCTGCGCGCGACCGCCGAGCCGCACCCGGGGCTGCTGTCACTGCTCGACCGGGATCACGACGGTGACGTCGACCTGGCCGATTTCACCGGCGTCGACGGGAACGGGCCGCTACCCGTGCAGACGGCCGAGATGCGGAGTCCGCGGCCGAGGATCTGA
- a CDS encoding RNA-binding S4 domain-containing protein, giving the protein MTDATTPATTPTVRLDQWLWAARFFRTRSLAKQAIETGRVEIDRQRVKASRAVRTGDRLGVTRGDERFDIDVVALSSERGSAPVAQALYVETGESKQRREQARAERAAMRDGYRAPEQRPDKRARRLIRALGDIDAV; this is encoded by the coding sequence ATGACCGACGCCACGACACCTGCAACCACGCCGACCGTTCGACTCGATCAGTGGCTCTGGGCCGCGCGTTTTTTCCGGACGCGTTCGCTCGCCAAGCAGGCGATCGAAACGGGGCGTGTCGAGATCGACAGGCAGCGCGTGAAAGCGTCGCGCGCCGTGCGCACCGGCGATCGTCTCGGCGTGACGCGCGGTGACGAACGCTTCGATATCGACGTTGTCGCGCTCAGCAGCGAACGCGGATCGGCGCCGGTCGCGCAGGCGCTCTATGTGGAGACAGGCGAATCGAAGCAGCGTCGCGAACAGGCGCGCGCCGAACGTGCGGCGATGCGGGATGGTTACCGCGCCCCGGAGCAGCGCCCGGACAAGCGCGCACGACGTCTGATTCGTGCGTTGGGCGACATCGACGCGGTCTAG
- the rplS gene encoding 50S ribosomal protein L19 yields the protein MNKPSLNTLLQNFESEQITRKLPDFSQGDTVVVNVKVKEGNRERVQAYEGVVIGIKNGGLNSSFTVRKISHGFGVERVFQTHSATIDSVEVKRRGKVRAGKLYYLRGLQGKKARIKEDLAGNAKAKATAAAAASNQ from the coding sequence ATGAACAAGCCGTCCCTCAATACGCTGCTCCAGAATTTCGAATCCGAGCAGATCACCCGCAAGCTTCCGGACTTCAGCCAGGGCGACACCGTCGTCGTCAACGTGAAGGTCAAGGAAGGCAACCGCGAGCGCGTCCAGGCCTATGAGGGCGTGGTCATCGGCATCAAGAACGGCGGCCTGAACTCCTCGTTCACCGTCCGCAAGATTTCGCACGGCTTCGGCGTCGAGCGCGTGTTCCAGACGCACAGCGCCACGATCGACTCCGTCGAAGTGAAGCGCCGCGGCAAGGTCCGCGCCGGCAAGCTGTACTACCTGCGTGGTCTGCAGGGCAAGAAGGCGCGCATCAAGGAAGACCTCGCGGGCAACGCGAAGGCGAAGGCTACGGCCGCTGCCGCCGCTTCGAACCAGTAA
- the trmD gene encoding tRNA (guanosine(37)-N1)-methyltransferase TrmD, producing MRIDVVSLFPEFVAQCAGFGVVGRAIERGLLSIHGTNPRDHAEGNYRRVDDRPFGGGPGMVMLIDPLRRAIETARSAGEGPAHVVYMSPQGRRLDQETVRRLAAEPRLILLCGRYEGVDERLIQAEVDEEISIGDYVLSGGELAAAVVIDAIARLQDGALNDAESAVQDSFEDGLLDCPHYTRPVDHPLGAVPEVLLSGDHAKIARWRRMQSLGRTAERRPDLLEARVLSKADAKLLAQYREGAAARESGAATSDTATAGPEIG from the coding sequence ATGCGAATCGACGTCGTCAGCCTGTTCCCCGAATTCGTCGCGCAATGCGCGGGGTTCGGCGTGGTCGGACGCGCGATCGAACGCGGCCTGTTGTCGATCCACGGGACGAATCCCCGTGACCATGCCGAGGGCAATTACCGTCGCGTCGACGACCGCCCGTTCGGCGGCGGTCCGGGCATGGTCATGCTGATCGACCCGCTGCGTCGCGCGATCGAAACCGCGCGATCCGCGGGCGAGGGGCCGGCGCATGTGGTCTACATGAGCCCTCAAGGGCGGCGTCTCGACCAGGAGACGGTGCGCCGACTAGCCGCCGAACCGCGGCTGATCCTGCTCTGCGGCCGCTATGAGGGCGTCGATGAGCGCCTGATCCAAGCGGAGGTCGATGAGGAGATATCGATCGGCGACTACGTGCTGTCGGGGGGCGAACTGGCTGCGGCCGTCGTCATCGATGCCATCGCCCGCCTGCAGGACGGCGCGCTCAACGACGCCGAATCCGCCGTCCAGGACAGCTTCGAGGACGGCCTGCTCGACTGCCCGCACTACACCCGACCGGTCGACCACCCGCTGGGCGCCGTCCCCGAGGTGCTGCTGTCGGGCGACCACGCCAAGATCGCCCGCTGGCGGCGCATGCAGTCGCTGGGTCGGACTGCGGAGCGGCGGCCGGACCTGTTGGAGGCGCGGGTGCTGTCGAAGGCAGACGCCAAACTGCTCGCGCAATACCGCGAGGGGGCAGCAGCCAGGGAGAGCGGTGCGGCGACCTCGGATACCGCCACCGCCGGTCCGGAAATCGGCTAA
- the rimM gene encoding ribosome maturation factor RimM (Essential for efficient processing of 16S rRNA), which translates to MSSPVPGAGGSSTNNPGRRILIGRVVGAFGVRGEVKLESWTEPRSALFGYRPWILRDARGVERELMGVRGRAVGKSLAAEIPGVEDRDAADAMRGTEIYVPRSALPKAAEGEFYWADLEGLEVVNVEGRAMGRVSHLFATGANDVLVARDGDREWMVPFVRPQFVTDIDLDAGRITVDWDPDF; encoded by the coding sequence ATGTCCTCGCCCGTGCCTGGCGCGGGCGGTAGCAGCACGAACAACCCGGGGCGCCGCATCCTTATTGGAAGGGTGGTCGGCGCCTTCGGCGTTCGTGGGGAAGTGAAACTCGAGAGCTGGACCGAGCCGCGCTCGGCGCTCTTCGGCTACCGGCCCTGGATCCTGCGCGACGCCCGCGGCGTCGAGCGCGAGCTGATGGGCGTGCGCGGCCGCGCGGTTGGCAAGAGCCTCGCCGCGGAGATTCCGGGCGTCGAGGATCGCGACGCGGCCGATGCGATGCGAGGCACCGAGATCTACGTCCCGCGCTCGGCGCTGCCGAAGGCCGCGGAAGGCGAGTTCTACTGGGCCGATCTCGAAGGCCTCGAGGTGGTGAACGTCGAAGGTCGTGCCATGGGCCGGGTTTCGCACCTGTTTGCCACGGGGGCGAACGACGTGCTGGTCGCGCGCGATGGCGATCGTGAATGGATGGTGCCCTTCGTACGCCCGCAGTTCGTCACCGACATCGATCTCGACGCCGGTCGCATTACGGTGGACTGGGATCCGGATTTTTGA
- the rpsP gene encoding 30S ribosomal protein S16: MVKIRLTRGGAKKRPFYHIIVTDSRSARDGRNIERVGYYNPVASGNDKPVELNVERIQHWIGHGAQMTDKVADLYKAAVKAQAAA, encoded by the coding sequence ATGGTCAAGATCCGCCTGACGCGTGGCGGCGCCAAGAAGCGCCCCTTCTACCACATCATCGTCACCGATAGCCGCAGCGCCCGCGACGGCCGCAACATCGAGCGCGTCGGTTACTACAACCCGGTGGCTTCGGGTAACGACAAGCCGGTCGAACTCAACGTCGAGCGCATCCAGCACTGGATCGGCCACGGCGCGCAGATGACCGACAAGGTCGCCGACCTGTACAAGGCGGCGGTCAAGGCGCAGGCCGCGGCCTGA
- the ffh gene encoding signal recognition particle protein, which produces MFESLSQRLSGTIERLRGRGRLTEENIRESLREVRIALLEADVALPVVQGLIERIKVRAVGQEVLKSLTPGQALIKVVRDEMSAVMGAQASDLNLNVPAPAVILMAGLQGAGKTTTVGKLAKHLKEKRKKKVMVVSADVYRPAAIEQLRQLAQQVDVIFFPSDPSQKPEAIVRAAIDDARKSYVDVLIVDTAGRLAIDEAMMAEIKTLHGAVNPVETLFVVDSMTGQDAAVTAKAFAEALPLTGVVLTKTDGDARGGAALSVRYITGRPIKFMGTGEKPDGLDVFHPDRIASRILDMGDVLSLVEQVEAQVDKDKAAKLAEKVVKGKKFDLNDMRDQLEQMQNMGGLHGLMDKLPGMGQIPDSVKNQVTGKEVPRMIAIINSMTKKERRNPGLLNGSRRARIAKGAGLTPADVNKVMKQYQQMEKMMSKLAGGGMKGLMRGMKGMMGGRGGMPFR; this is translated from the coding sequence ATGTTCGAATCCCTCTCCCAGCGTCTTTCCGGCACGATCGAGCGCCTGCGCGGCCGCGGTCGCCTGACCGAGGAGAACATCCGCGAGTCGCTGCGCGAGGTGCGCATCGCGCTGCTCGAGGCGGACGTCGCGCTGCCGGTGGTGCAGGGCCTGATCGAGCGCATCAAGGTGCGCGCCGTCGGCCAGGAAGTGCTGAAGTCGCTGACGCCTGGCCAGGCGCTGATCAAGGTCGTGCGCGACGAGATGTCGGCGGTGATGGGCGCGCAGGCGTCGGACCTCAATCTCAACGTGCCGGCGCCGGCGGTCATCCTCATGGCCGGCCTGCAGGGCGCGGGCAAGACAACCACTGTCGGCAAGCTTGCCAAGCACCTCAAGGAAAAGCGCAAGAAGAAGGTGATGGTGGTGTCGGCCGACGTCTACCGTCCGGCCGCGATCGAACAGCTGCGCCAGCTCGCCCAGCAGGTCGACGTGATCTTCTTCCCGTCCGACCCGTCGCAGAAGCCCGAAGCCATCGTGCGCGCCGCGATCGACGATGCGCGCAAGTCGTATGTCGACGTGCTGATCGTCGACACCGCGGGCCGCCTCGCCATCGACGAAGCGATGATGGCGGAGATCAAGACGCTGCACGGCGCGGTCAATCCCGTCGAAACGCTGTTCGTCGTCGACTCGATGACCGGCCAGGATGCCGCGGTCACCGCGAAGGCGTTCGCTGAAGCGCTGCCGCTCACCGGCGTCGTTCTGACGAAGACGGACGGTGACGCACGCGGCGGTGCGGCGCTGTCGGTGCGCTACATCACTGGTCGCCCGATCAAGTTCATGGGCACCGGCGAGAAGCCCGACGGCCTCGACGTGTTCCATCCGGATCGAATCGCCAGCCGCATCCTCGACATGGGCGACGTGCTGTCGCTGGTCGAGCAGGTCGAAGCGCAGGTCGACAAGGACAAGGCGGCGAAGCTCGCCGAGAAGGTCGTCAAGGGCAAGAAGTTCGACCTCAACGACATGCGCGACCAGCTCGAGCAGATGCAGAACATGGGCGGCCTGCACGGCCTCATGGACAAGCTGCCGGGCATGGGGCAGATCCCGGATTCGGTGAAGAACCAGGTCACCGGCAAGGAAGTGCCGCGGATGATCGCGATCATCAATTCGATGACCAAGAAGGAGCGTCGCAACCCGGGCCTGCTCAACGGCTCGCGACGCGCGCGCATCGCCAAGGGCGCGGGGCTGACCCCGGCGGACGTCAACAAGGTGATGAAGCAGTACCAGCAGATGGAAAAGATGATGTCCAAGCTGGCCGGCGGCGGCATGAAGGGGCTCATGCGCGGGATGAAGGGAATGATGGGCGGGCGGGGCGGAATGCCGTTCCGCTGA
- the ccsA gene encoding cytochrome c biogenesis protein CcsA — protein sequence MTLALVIASVLLYLLATGMLAAALRVDPSSPADGWRVPSALALALHAATHIVAWTEVHGPDLHFFAALSLVGLGMAAMTTFVARRERVAALAIVALPLAAAMLVAYRAYGHSRSMALDWQQQLHAALALLAYATLAVAALLAVTLWAQERALRRREFHGWRRALPPLIQLESLMFRTIAVGFALLTATLLTGVLFVQNLFAQHLVHKTVLSLLSWLAFGALLYGRRRQGWRGAKAVRWTLAAMALLVLAYFGSKAVLELILHRAVV from the coding sequence ATGACGCTTGCTCTCGTGATCGCCTCCGTCCTCCTCTACCTCCTCGCGACCGGCATGCTGGCCGCGGCGCTGCGCGTCGATCCGTCGTCGCCAGCGGACGGTTGGCGCGTGCCATCGGCGCTCGCGCTCGCCCTGCACGCGGCCACGCACATCGTCGCGTGGACCGAGGTGCATGGTCCGGACCTACATTTCTTCGCCGCGCTCTCCCTGGTTGGGCTCGGCATGGCCGCGATGACCACGTTCGTGGCGCGCCGCGAGCGGGTGGCCGCGCTCGCGATCGTCGCGCTACCGCTCGCCGCCGCGATGCTCGTCGCGTATCGCGCGTACGGGCACTCCAGGTCGATGGCGCTGGACTGGCAGCAGCAACTGCACGCAGCCCTGGCGCTGCTCGCCTACGCGACCCTGGCGGTCGCCGCGCTGCTGGCGGTGACGCTGTGGGCGCAGGAACGGGCGCTTCGACGCCGCGAATTCCATGGCTGGCGCCGCGCGCTGCCGCCGCTGATCCAGCTCGAATCGCTGATGTTCCGCACGATCGCGGTCGGTTTCGCCCTGCTGACGGCCACCCTGCTGACCGGCGTGCTGTTCGTCCAGAACCTGTTCGCCCAACACCTGGTGCACAAGACGGTGCTGAGCCTGCTGTCCTGGCTCGCATTCGGCGCGCTGCTCTACGGCCGCCGTCGCCAAGGCTGGCGAGGCGCAAAAGCCGTCCGCTGGACGCTGGCCGCCATGGCCCTGCTGGTGCTCGCCTACTTCGGCAGCAAGGCCGTCCTCGAGCTGATCCTTCACCGCGCGGTCGTCTGA
- a CDS encoding MarR family transcriptional regulator, translated as MTNSPTCNGSSLGLMFRQVRDAMWARMERELAAAGHDLTFSQYITLKTLGNEGRAGVSELARAAQLHPGAMTRLLDKLEAQGLVARVADPQDRRALHVDLTDSGRALWTAVSDCGRRVHARAMQGLDDAEQAHLMNLLVRVRDNLSSDLD; from the coding sequence ATGACGAACTCCCCCACCTGCAACGGCTCCTCGCTGGGGCTGATGTTCCGGCAGGTCCGCGACGCGATGTGGGCCCGCATGGAACGCGAGCTTGCGGCCGCCGGTCATGACCTGACCTTCAGCCAGTACATCACCCTCAAGACCCTCGGAAACGAGGGCCGCGCGGGCGTCAGCGAACTCGCCCGCGCCGCGCAGCTGCATCCGGGCGCGATGACCCGGCTGCTCGACAAGCTCGAAGCGCAGGGCCTGGTGGCGCGCGTCGCCGATCCACAGGACCGCCGCGCGCTCCACGTCGACCTCACCGACAGCGGCCGCGCACTGTGGACGGCGGTCAGCGACTGCGGACGCCGTGTACACGCGCGCGCCATGCAGGGTCTGGACGATGCGGAACAGGCGCATCTCATGAACCTGCTGGTTCGCGTCCGCGACAACCTTTCTTCCGATCTCGACTGA
- a CDS encoding efflux transporter outer membrane subunit → MTPRSVAPTTRRLAPLFLALALAGCASMRGLEPKEHPMDANAVAASKTLADAGTIAPLARDWWRVFGDPQLDALVDEALAGQPSLAAADARVRQAAAQAGLADAARKPTVGATAQYSGLQIPTTVAPDPLGGHYTGVFLLGLNIKWPIDVWGGDRARYEAAIGQLRATEVDAQSARLTLASNITRAYVGLAQAYDALDVAHNEKARSQKLLGLGQQRVKAGIDNAMQLRNAESLVASSNQQAQAAQQQIDASKHAIAALLGKGPDRGDAITRPQLRAATAPGAPSVIPSELLGARPDVVAARWRAEAASRNIRAAKTQFYPSVNLSALVGLAAVSLGDLFSSNALLTQGGPAISLPIFDGGRLRANLSKSDADYDLAVAAYNGSLVTGAREVADALTNARALDAQIASVRQARDAAQSALSLANARYNAGLSTQIDVLNAQRPLLLLDQQLAALRAQRLLAVVDLDQALGGGLALTAPSSDSISDSATATR, encoded by the coding sequence ATGACCCCACGTTCCGTCGCGCCGACGACCCGGCGCCTCGCACCGTTATTCCTCGCGCTCGCACTCGCGGGCTGCGCCAGCATGCGCGGGCTCGAACCGAAGGAGCATCCAATGGATGCGAACGCGGTGGCCGCGTCGAAGACATTGGCCGACGCCGGCACCATCGCGCCGCTCGCGCGCGACTGGTGGCGCGTGTTCGGTGATCCGCAGCTCGACGCACTCGTCGACGAAGCGCTCGCCGGCCAGCCCAGCCTCGCCGCCGCCGACGCGCGCGTCCGCCAGGCCGCCGCGCAGGCGGGGCTTGCCGATGCCGCGCGCAAGCCGACCGTCGGTGCGACCGCGCAGTACTCCGGCTTGCAGATCCCGACGACCGTGGCACCCGATCCCCTCGGCGGCCACTACACCGGCGTGTTCCTGCTCGGCCTCAACATCAAGTGGCCGATCGACGTCTGGGGCGGTGATCGCGCGCGCTACGAAGCGGCGATCGGTCAACTTCGTGCGACGGAAGTCGACGCACAGTCCGCACGCCTGACGCTCGCGTCGAACATCACCCGCGCCTACGTCGGCCTCGCGCAGGCATACGACGCGCTCGACGTCGCGCACAACGAGAAGGCGCGCTCGCAGAAGCTGCTTGGCCTCGGCCAGCAGCGCGTCAAGGCGGGCATCGACAATGCGATGCAGCTGCGCAACGCCGAATCGCTGGTCGCGTCGTCCAACCAGCAGGCCCAAGCGGCGCAACAGCAGATCGATGCGTCCAAGCACGCGATCGCCGCACTGCTCGGCAAGGGTCCGGATCGCGGCGACGCGATCACACGTCCGCAGCTCAGGGCCGCGACGGCGCCGGGCGCTCCGAGCGTGATTCCCAGTGAACTGCTCGGCGCGCGTCCCGACGTCGTGGCCGCGCGTTGGCGTGCCGAAGCGGCGAGCCGCAACATCCGCGCGGCCAAGACGCAGTTTTATCCGTCGGTCAATCTGTCTGCGCTGGTCGGCCTCGCTGCGGTGAGCCTCGGCGACCTGTTCTCGAGCAACGCGTTGCTGACGCAGGGCGGCCCGGCGATTTCGCTGCCGATCTTCGACGGCGGACGCCTGCGCGCGAACCTGTCGAAGTCCGATGCGGACTATGACCTCGCCGTCGCCGCGTACAACGGCAGCCTCGTCACCGGCGCGCGCGAAGTCGCCGACGCGCTCACCAACGCACGCGCGCTCGACGCGCAGATCGCTTCGGTGCGCCAGGCGCGCGATGCCGCACAGTCCGCGCTCTCGCTTGCGAACGCGCGCTACAACGCCGGACTGTCGACGCAGATCGACGTGCTCAATGCACAACGTCCGCTGCTGCTGCTCGACCAGCAACTCGCCGCGCTGCGCGCGCAACGCCTCCTCGCCGTGGTCGACCTCGACCAGGCGCTCGGTGGCGGCCTCGCGCTCACCGCGCCCTCTTCCGATTCCATCTCCGATTCCGCGACCGCCACCCGATGA
- a CDS encoding efflux RND transporter periplasmic adaptor subunit, giving the protein MSTPTTATAEPAPVKSSKRRRALAILALVVIVAGVAWLLYHFLVGRWHEETDDAYAQGNIVTITPQTVGTVTGITADDGMRVEAGQVLVQLDATDAQVAYDQAIANLANTVRTVRGLYSSVSSSEAEIRAREVAIAKLRADVARRSGLVATGAVSAEELAHARDDLASAEAALATSRGNLSRNRALVDATTVQNQPQVQAAAAQVRSAYLALQRGAIVAPVTGYVAKRSVQLGQRVQPGQTLMTVIPLEQVWVEANFKETQLAKMRIGQPVELHSDLYGKDVTFNGRLSSLGLGTGSAFSLLPAQNASGNWIKIVQRVPVRIEVPRDQLVKHPLRIGLSMSADVDMHDQSGAVLASAPPQKPLFTTSAYERQMQTAQDRIDQVIRENLSGRNG; this is encoded by the coding sequence ATGAGCACGCCTACCACCGCCACCGCAGAACCCGCACCCGTGAAGAGCAGCAAGCGCCGCCGCGCGCTGGCGATCCTCGCGCTCGTCGTGATCGTCGCCGGCGTCGCCTGGCTGCTCTATCACTTCCTCGTCGGCCGCTGGCACGAGGAGACCGACGATGCCTACGCGCAGGGCAACATCGTCACCATCACGCCGCAGACCGTCGGCACCGTTACCGGCATCACCGCCGACGACGGCATGCGCGTCGAAGCGGGCCAGGTACTCGTGCAGCTCGACGCCACGGATGCGCAGGTGGCCTACGACCAGGCCATCGCGAACCTCGCGAACACCGTTCGCACGGTGCGCGGCCTGTACAGCAGCGTGAGTTCGTCGGAAGCCGAAATCCGCGCGCGCGAAGTCGCGATCGCCAAGCTGCGTGCGGACGTCGCGCGTCGTAGCGGGCTCGTCGCGACCGGTGCGGTGTCGGCCGAAGAGCTGGCGCATGCGCGTGACGACCTCGCGTCCGCCGAGGCCGCACTCGCCACGTCGCGCGGCAACCTGTCGCGAAACCGCGCGCTGGTCGACGCCACCACCGTGCAGAACCAGCCCCAGGTGCAGGCTGCGGCCGCGCAGGTGCGCTCGGCGTATCTCGCACTGCAGCGCGGTGCGATCGTCGCACCGGTCACCGGTTACGTCGCCAAGCGCAGCGTGCAGCTGGGCCAGCGCGTGCAGCCGGGCCAGACGCTCATGACGGTGATTCCGCTCGAGCAGGTCTGGGTCGAGGCGAACTTCAAGGAAACCCAGCTGGCGAAGATGCGCATCGGCCAACCGGTCGAACTGCATTCGGATCTGTACGGCAAGGACGTGACGTTCAACGGCCGTCTGTCCAGCCTCGGCCTCGGCACGGGCAGTGCGTTCTCGCTGCTGCCGGCGCAGAACGCCAGCGGCAACTGGATCAAGATCGTGCAGCGCGTACCCGTGCGCATCGAAGTGCCGCGCGACCAGCTGGTCAAGCATCCGCTGCGCATCGGCCTGTCGATGAGCGCCGATGTCGACATGCACGACCAGTCGGGCGCGGTACTCGCGAGTGCACCGCCGCAGAAGCCGCTGTTCACCACGTCGGCGTACGAGCGTCAGATGCAGACGGCGCAGGACCGTATCGACCAGGTGATCCGCGAAAACCTGTCCGGTCGCAACGGCTGA